A region of Myxococcus stipitatus DSM 14675 DNA encodes the following proteins:
- a CDS encoding nuclear transport factor 2 family protein, whose product MSVSPRPPLTRETARAKVQAAEDAWNSRDPDRVALAYPEDSEWHNRTEFFRGRKAIRNFLRGKWEQERDYGLMKELWVFTRNRIFIRFEYEWHDAQGQWFRPPSNEHWEFNDEGLMRRRDMSANDVPIAESERRLR is encoded by the coding sequence ATGTCCGTTTCACCTCGCCCGCCGCTCACGCGGGAGACCGCACGAGCCAAGGTCCAGGCCGCCGAGGATGCATGGAACAGCCGGGACCCGGACCGGGTGGCCCTCGCCTACCCGGAGGACTCCGAGTGGCACAATCGCACGGAGTTCTTCCGAGGCAGGAAGGCCATCCGGAACTTCCTGCGCGGCAAGTGGGAGCAGGAGCGGGACTACGGGCTGATGAAGGAGCTGTGGGTCTTCACGAGGAACCGCATCTTCATTCGGTTCGAGTACGAATGGCACGACGCCCAGGGGCAGTGGTTCCGTCCCCCCAGCAACGAGCATTGGGAGTTCAATGACGAGGGGCTCATGCGCCGTCGCGACATGAGCGCCAATGACGTCCCCATCGCGGAGAGCGAGCGGCGTCTGCGCTGA
- a CDS encoding TlpA family protein disulfide reductase — protein sequence MALLLGVLVVLPGCRTDSTPSYIRLQGAAPVLQGAPGTRAVLVTFWATWCPPCRKETPSLVELAQKPPEGLSVMVFSHDMDMAAVESFLRGPPAPALHLRLDEDHAAARAFGVETLPTAILVVDGQQVARFSGSKDWSSQAMRRLLEKLSHTGEPGTAP from the coding sequence TTGGCGCTCCTACTGGGGGTCCTCGTCGTCCTCCCCGGGTGCCGGACCGATTCCACGCCGAGCTACATCCGGCTCCAGGGCGCGGCGCCCGTGCTCCAGGGCGCGCCCGGCACACGCGCGGTGCTCGTGACCTTCTGGGCCACGTGGTGCCCTCCCTGCCGCAAGGAGACGCCCTCGCTCGTGGAGCTGGCGCAGAAGCCACCCGAGGGCCTGAGCGTCATGGTCTTCAGCCACGACATGGACATGGCCGCGGTGGAGTCCTTCCTGCGCGGCCCGCCCGCCCCCGCCCTCCACCTGCGGCTGGATGAAGACCACGCCGCGGCCCGAGCGTTTGGCGTCGAGACCCTCCCCACGGCCATCCTCGTCGTGGACGGCCAGCAGGTCGCTCGCTTCTCCGGGTCCAAGGACTGGAGCTCCCAGGCCATGCGCCGCCTGCTGGAGAAGTTGAGCCACACGGGCGAGCCCGGGACCGCGCCTTGA
- a CDS encoding efflux RND transporter periplasmic adaptor subunit, with protein sequence MGPRIGTLTMVALLLASLASCSKDTRPGGAEKSAGASADAGPPAATDARAQTVTLCEHRVPAELCTRCNPDLVDVFKSQDDWCDAHGVPESQCFQCNPNLTFTTADTTPKDWCKEHAVPESMCTKCHPALVAKFIEAGDYCREHGLPESVCPYCHPERVTAAGAQPPAFPEPGTRVRLASSDTAREAGIQTRPARKVPFARTLEVVGQLDFNQNRLAQLSVRSEALVVEVHADVGDEVKAGQPLVRVASGSVGADQGRLASAQARLGLARAALEREQKLASSGITARKDVEAAQAEVSAAEAERDAARAALSAAGAQATGQSGAYVLSAPFAGTVVARDALAGRHASAGQPLIQVADLRTLWAMLEIPEADATQVRAGQRVTLTFDTLPGQTQVATLTRVGASVDPASRTVRARVELPNPDGALKAGLFLRAKVEVAAEHTAVMVPHQAIQRAEGRTLVFVKKQEGLYEPVAVKLGAGTREEVEVVEGLAAGAEVVTTGAFLLKTEILKESIGAGCCETGESK encoded by the coding sequence ATGGGTCCCCGCATCGGCACGCTGACGATGGTGGCCCTGCTCCTCGCGAGCCTGGCCTCCTGCTCGAAAGACACCCGGCCCGGCGGCGCGGAGAAGTCCGCTGGGGCCTCGGCCGATGCGGGGCCTCCCGCCGCGACAGACGCGCGGGCACAGACAGTGACGTTGTGCGAACACCGGGTGCCGGCGGAGCTGTGCACCCGGTGCAACCCCGACCTCGTCGACGTCTTTAAGTCCCAGGACGACTGGTGTGACGCCCACGGCGTCCCCGAGTCACAGTGTTTCCAATGCAACCCGAATCTCACCTTCACCACCGCGGACACCACGCCGAAGGACTGGTGCAAGGAGCACGCGGTCCCCGAGTCCATGTGCACCAAGTGCCACCCGGCCCTGGTCGCGAAGTTCATCGAGGCCGGTGACTACTGCCGCGAGCACGGCCTGCCCGAGTCCGTCTGCCCCTACTGCCATCCAGAGCGGGTGACGGCGGCGGGAGCCCAGCCGCCTGCCTTTCCCGAGCCGGGGACTCGCGTCCGCCTCGCCTCCTCGGACACGGCCCGAGAGGCGGGCATCCAGACACGTCCGGCGCGCAAGGTTCCCTTCGCGAGGACGCTGGAGGTCGTCGGACAGCTCGACTTCAACCAGAACCGGCTGGCGCAACTGTCCGTGCGCAGCGAGGCCCTGGTGGTGGAGGTCCACGCGGATGTCGGTGACGAGGTGAAGGCGGGCCAGCCGCTCGTGCGGGTGGCCTCCGGGAGCGTGGGCGCGGACCAGGGACGGCTTGCTTCGGCGCAGGCTCGGCTGGGTCTGGCGCGCGCCGCGCTCGAGCGTGAGCAGAAGCTCGCTTCGAGCGGAATCACGGCGCGAAAGGATGTCGAGGCGGCCCAGGCGGAGGTCTCGGCGGCGGAGGCCGAACGAGACGCGGCCCGCGCGGCCCTCTCCGCCGCGGGCGCGCAGGCGACCGGGCAGTCGGGGGCCTATGTGTTGTCCGCGCCCTTCGCGGGGACGGTGGTCGCGCGTGACGCGCTCGCCGGACGACATGCCTCGGCGGGACAACCGCTCATCCAGGTCGCGGACCTGCGCACCCTGTGGGCGATGCTGGAGATTCCCGAAGCGGACGCGACCCAGGTGCGCGCGGGGCAGCGCGTCACCCTCACCTTCGACACCTTGCCAGGACAGACACAGGTCGCGACGCTCACGCGCGTCGGCGCGTCCGTGGATCCCGCCTCGCGCACCGTTCGGGCGCGGGTGGAGTTGCCCAATCCAGACGGCGCCCTCAAGGCGGGACTCTTCCTCCGCGCGAAGGTGGAGGTGGCCGCGGAGCACACGGCGGTGATGGTCCCCCACCAGGCCATCCAGCGCGCCGAGGGCCGGACGCTGGTCTTCGTGAAGAAGCAGGAGGGGCTCTACGAGCCCGTCGCGGTGAAGCTGGGCGCGGGGACTCGCGAGGAGGTGGAGGTCGTCGAGGGACTCGCTGCGGGCGCGGAGGTGGTCACCACGGGAGCCTTCCTGCTCAAGACGGAGATTCTCAAGGAATCCATCGGCGCGGGCTGCTGCGAGACCGGGGAGAGCAAGTAA
- a CDS encoding pyridoxal-dependent decarboxylase — translation MRDDSNGGGGGVPHLSAEEFRELGHRMVDWIADYQARLESFPVRSQVAPGDVASKLPLHPPEEGLGGVSGWDSIFKDLEDILLPGLTHWQSPSFFAYFPANASGPAVLGELLSAGLGVQGMLWSTSPAATEVETRVLDWLAELTGLPEDFRSTSDKGGCVIQGTASEATLVAMVAARERVRRRGAPVDSEWVAYASTQAHSSVLKAAMLCGVAHGADDKAHVRLIETDARYAMRPDVLEAAIREDLAAGRRPFFVCATVGSTSSGAVDPVRAVGEVLARTGVGDAGGWLHIDSAWAGAALVCPEHRGLLEGVEVADSLSFNPHKWLLTNFDCNAFYTRDRRALLEALSVTPEYLRNAASASGAVMDYRDWQVPLGRRFRALKLWFVLRHYGARGLRAHIREHVRLGECFERWVEADERFEVSAPRSLALVCFRLKPRLGETPSDTDGRNRALMERVNASGKVFLSHTVLPGVDGLPPRYVLRMAIGSTTTEERHVRAAWELLASSAG, via the coding sequence ATGCGCGATGACTCGAATGGCGGTGGCGGAGGTGTGCCTCACCTGAGCGCGGAGGAGTTCCGCGAGCTGGGGCATCGGATGGTGGATTGGATCGCGGACTACCAGGCGCGGCTGGAGTCCTTCCCCGTGCGCTCCCAGGTGGCTCCGGGTGACGTCGCATCGAAGCTCCCCTTGCATCCTCCCGAGGAGGGGCTGGGTGGGGTGAGTGGCTGGGATTCCATCTTCAAGGACCTGGAGGACATCCTCCTGCCCGGGCTGACGCATTGGCAGTCTCCGTCGTTCTTCGCGTACTTCCCGGCGAATGCGTCCGGGCCCGCGGTGCTGGGTGAGCTCCTGTCCGCGGGGCTGGGTGTGCAGGGCATGCTCTGGTCCACGAGTCCCGCCGCGACGGAGGTGGAGACGCGCGTCTTGGATTGGCTCGCGGAGCTGACGGGGCTGCCCGAGGACTTCCGCTCTACGTCCGACAAGGGTGGGTGTGTCATCCAGGGCACCGCGAGCGAGGCCACCCTGGTTGCGATGGTGGCGGCGCGCGAGCGTGTCCGTCGTCGCGGCGCACCCGTGGATTCCGAGTGGGTGGCCTATGCCTCCACGCAGGCGCACTCGTCCGTGCTGAAGGCGGCGATGTTGTGTGGCGTCGCGCATGGGGCGGACGACAAGGCCCATGTGCGGCTCATCGAGACGGATGCCCGCTACGCGATGCGGCCCGATGTGCTGGAGGCTGCCATTCGCGAGGACCTGGCCGCGGGTCGTCGGCCTTTCTTCGTGTGCGCCACAGTGGGGAGCACCTCCTCGGGGGCGGTGGACCCCGTGCGTGCGGTGGGGGAGGTGCTGGCTCGCACGGGTGTGGGCGACGCTGGGGGCTGGCTGCACATTGACTCGGCGTGGGCGGGGGCGGCGCTGGTGTGTCCCGAGCATCGGGGCTTGCTCGAGGGAGTGGAGGTGGCGGACTCGCTCTCCTTCAATCCTCACAAGTGGCTGCTCACCAACTTCGACTGCAATGCCTTCTACACGCGGGACCGCAGGGCGCTGCTCGAGGCCCTCAGCGTGACGCCGGAGTACCTGCGCAACGCCGCGAGCGCGAGCGGGGCGGTGATGGACTACCGCGACTGGCAGGTGCCGCTGGGGCGCCGCTTCCGTGCGCTCAAGCTGTGGTTCGTGTTGCGTCACTATGGCGCGCGGGGATTGCGTGCGCACATCCGTGAGCATGTGCGGCTGGGCGAGTGCTTCGAGCGCTGGGTCGAGGCGGACGAGCGCTTCGAGGTGTCCGCGCCGCGTTCCCTGGCGCTGGTGTGCTTCCGCTTGAAGCCTCGCCTCGGGGAGACGCCCTCGGACACCGATGGGCGCAACCGTGCGCTGATGGAGCGGGTGAATGCTTCGGGCAAGGTCTTCCTCTCGCACACCGTATTG
- a CDS encoding nuclear transport factor 2 family protein — translation MPVSLRPPFTQETARAKVQAAEDAWNSRDPNRVALAYSEDSEWRNRTEFFRGREAIRDFLRGKWERERDYRLMKELWAFTGNRISVRFEYEWHDAQGQWFRTHGNEHWEFNDEGLMRRRDMSANDVPIAESERRLR, via the coding sequence ATGCCCGTTTCACTTCGCCCGCCGTTCACGCAGGAGACTGCCCGAGCCAAGGTCCAAGCCGCCGAGGATGCATGGAACAGCCGGGACCCGAACCGGGTGGCGCTCGCCTACTCGGAGGACTCCGAGTGGCGCAATCGCACGGAGTTCTTCCGAGGCAGAGAGGCCATCCGAGACTTCCTGCGCGGCAAGTGGGAGCGGGAGCGGGACTACCGGCTGATGAAGGAGCTGTGGGCCTTCACCGGGAACCGCATCTCCGTGCGATTCGAGTACGAATGGCACGACGCCCAGGGACAGTGGTTCCGCACCCACGGCAACGAGCATTGGGAGTTCAATGACGAAGGGCTCATGCGCCGCCGCGACATGAGCGCCAATGACGTCCCCATCGCGGAGAGCGAGCGGCGCCTGCGCTGA
- a CDS encoding MarR family winged helix-turn-helix transcriptional regulator — protein MAKYTSAGSAFSDLVFEIFRNNGLILAAGERLTEPSGLTSARWQVLGVVDHESAPVANVARTIGLTRQSVQQTADALEADGLIEYQENPHHRRAKLIVMTPKGRERLREVEARQMAWANQMGGRVSVASLRAAVEALGAVREALEQESANAPMA, from the coding sequence ATGGCGAAATACACGTCGGCCGGGTCAGCCTTCTCGGACCTGGTGTTCGAAATCTTCCGGAACAACGGGTTGATACTCGCGGCGGGAGAGCGCCTCACGGAGCCATCGGGGCTCACGAGTGCCCGCTGGCAGGTGTTGGGCGTGGTGGACCACGAGTCCGCGCCGGTGGCGAACGTGGCCCGGACGATTGGACTGACGCGGCAGAGCGTGCAGCAGACGGCCGATGCGCTCGAGGCCGACGGGCTCATCGAGTACCAGGAGAACCCGCACCACCGCCGCGCCAAGCTCATCGTGATGACACCCAAGGGGCGTGAGCGATTGCGCGAAGTGGAGGCCCGTCAGATGGCCTGGGCCAACCAGATGGGAGGTCGCGTGTCCGTGGCCTCGCTGCGCGCTGCGGTGGAGGCGCTGGGGGCGGTGCGCGAGGCGCTGGAGCAGGAATCCGCCAACGCTCCTATGGCTTGA
- a CDS encoding sigma-54-dependent Fis family transcriptional regulator, protein MYADALQSISLAMAQVRSVDLLLARIAQGLAAQPDVALARIWLIAPGDICGTCPLRAECPDTSRCLHLAASAGGSRKGEEAWTGLGGAFRRFPLGIRKVGHVGATGEPVLLQWAGKDADWLVRREWAVREGILSFAAQPLIFRGEVLGVLAVFSRRKLGRAEFSWLRTFADHAAVALTNARAFEEVARLRAQLELERDYLREEVKDALSFGEIVGRSEALRRVLQQLQPVAATSASVLVLGESGVGKELIARALHEQSPRRERPLIRVNCASIPRELFESEFFGHVRGAFTGALKDRAGRFQAADGGTLFLDEVGEIPLELQSKLLRVLQEGTFERVGEDVTRKVDVRIVAATNRDLKTEVAQGRFREDLFYRLSVFPIEVPPLRERLEDVPLLAEHLLGRVCVKLNLAPLRMSQAQVQALQRYDWPGNVRELENVLERAVILSRGGRLRLELALPDSRGTSARDARPRDSGAPSTFITEKEWRRREKENLKAALAAAGGKVYGPGGAAELLGLAPTTLASRLKALGIKVR, encoded by the coding sequence ATGTACGCCGACGCGCTCCAGTCCATCTCCCTGGCCATGGCCCAGGTCCGCTCGGTGGACCTGTTGCTCGCGCGCATCGCGCAGGGGTTGGCGGCGCAGCCGGACGTGGCGCTCGCGCGCATCTGGCTCATCGCCCCCGGCGACATCTGCGGCACCTGCCCCCTGCGTGCCGAGTGCCCGGATACTTCACGCTGTCTGCACCTGGCGGCCAGCGCGGGAGGCTCGCGGAAGGGCGAGGAGGCGTGGACGGGGCTGGGCGGGGCCTTCCGACGGTTCCCTCTCGGCATCCGCAAGGTGGGGCATGTGGGAGCCACGGGCGAGCCCGTGCTCCTCCAGTGGGCCGGGAAGGATGCGGACTGGCTCGTGCGCCGCGAGTGGGCCGTGCGAGAGGGCATCCTCAGCTTCGCGGCCCAGCCGCTCATCTTCCGAGGCGAGGTGCTGGGCGTCCTGGCCGTGTTCAGCCGCCGCAAGCTGGGACGCGCGGAGTTCTCCTGGCTGCGCACCTTCGCGGACCACGCCGCGGTGGCGCTCACCAACGCCCGGGCCTTCGAGGAGGTGGCGCGTCTGCGTGCCCAGCTCGAGCTGGAGCGGGACTACCTGCGCGAAGAGGTGAAGGACGCGCTCTCGTTCGGCGAAATCGTCGGACGGAGCGAGGCCCTCCGGCGCGTGCTCCAGCAGCTCCAGCCTGTGGCGGCGACCTCCGCCAGTGTCCTGGTGCTCGGTGAGTCGGGGGTGGGCAAGGAGCTCATCGCTCGGGCGCTCCATGAGCAGAGCCCTCGGCGGGAGCGGCCGCTCATCCGCGTCAACTGCGCCTCCATCCCCCGCGAGCTGTTCGAGAGCGAGTTCTTCGGCCATGTCCGAGGTGCCTTCACTGGCGCGCTCAAGGACCGCGCGGGCCGCTTCCAGGCCGCGGACGGAGGGACGCTCTTCCTGGACGAAGTGGGCGAGATTCCCCTCGAGCTCCAGAGCAAGCTGCTCCGTGTCCTCCAGGAGGGCACCTTCGAGCGCGTGGGCGAGGACGTCACTCGCAAGGTGGACGTGCGCATCGTCGCCGCCACCAACCGGGACCTGAAGACCGAGGTGGCCCAGGGCCGCTTCCGTGAGGACCTCTTCTACCGGCTCAGCGTCTTCCCCATCGAGGTCCCGCCCCTGCGAGAGCGGCTCGAGGATGTCCCCCTGCTCGCGGAGCACCTGCTCGGACGTGTCTGCGTGAAGCTCAACCTCGCGCCTCTCAGGATGAGCCAGGCACAGGTGCAGGCGCTCCAGCGCTACGACTGGCCGGGCAACGTCCGCGAGCTGGAGAACGTCCTGGAGCGCGCCGTCATCCTCTCTCGGGGTGGGCGACTGCGGCTGGAGCTGGCCTTGCCGGACTCCCGAGGGACTTCGGCGCGTGATGCCCGGCCACGCGACTCTGGGGCTCCTTCCACGTTCATCACCGAGAAGGAGTGGCGCCGCAGGGAGAAGGAGAACCTGAAGGCGGCCCTCGCCGCCGCGGGAGGCAAGGTGTATGGCCCAGGAGGCGCCGCCGAGCTCCTCGGCCTGGCCCCGACGACGCTCGCCTCCCGGCTCAAGGCCCTGGGCATCAAGGTCCGCTGA
- a CDS encoding FG-GAP repeat domain-containing protein: MQSFRAFASGSAPRWVAVRDFDDDGKQDVLSVNDGDSISFLRGRGDGSLEAPIHSAVSGVVDGVALADFNGDGKQDLAISHELKGEVSLLLARPNGIWGPAVRHAMGSRPLGLVAGDFNRDGKADLAATSNLSTGSVTVRLGKGDGTFASASSFPVRGNPQVLAVGDFTRDSLVDLAVITPDVNSGSSVLVGDGMGAFVSRGYFLAGSEPTAVTVGDWNRDGNLDLAVAHSTPSSALSILMGNGAGDFSTEVLSGVSGHPRALVCEDVNLDGRLDLALPSSYSDGAVSLLLGTSTGAFGAVTQTDAGAFPQGIAFGDLNADGWPDAVTGSTGSSIRVMLSTCQ; this comes from the coding sequence TTGCAGTCCTTCAGGGCGTTCGCGTCCGGTTCGGCGCCGCGGTGGGTGGCCGTCCGGGACTTCGACGATGACGGCAAGCAGGATGTGCTCTCGGTCAACGACGGAGACAGCATCAGCTTCCTGCGCGGCAGGGGAGATGGGTCCCTCGAGGCGCCCATCCACTCGGCCGTGAGCGGCGTCGTGGATGGAGTGGCCCTCGCCGACTTCAATGGTGACGGCAAGCAGGACCTGGCCATCAGTCATGAGCTCAAGGGCGAGGTGAGCCTGCTCCTCGCGAGGCCCAATGGAATCTGGGGGCCGGCCGTGCGGCATGCGATGGGCTCGCGCCCCTTGGGGCTCGTTGCGGGGGACTTCAACCGGGACGGGAAGGCGGACCTCGCGGCCACCTCCAATCTGTCCACGGGAAGTGTCACCGTCCGGTTGGGCAAAGGGGATGGGACCTTCGCCTCGGCGAGCTCTTTCCCCGTCCGTGGCAATCCCCAGGTGCTCGCTGTTGGCGACTTCACCCGGGACAGCCTGGTCGACCTCGCGGTCATCACCCCGGATGTGAACTCCGGCTCGAGCGTGCTCGTCGGAGATGGGATGGGTGCTTTCGTGAGCAGGGGTTACTTCCTCGCGGGCTCCGAGCCCACCGCCGTCACGGTGGGGGATTGGAATCGCGACGGCAACCTGGACCTCGCGGTGGCGCACTCCACGCCCAGCAGCGCCCTCTCCATCCTCATGGGCAATGGGGCGGGAGACTTCTCCACGGAGGTCCTCAGTGGCGTGAGTGGTCACCCCCGCGCCCTCGTCTGCGAGGACGTCAACCTCGATGGTCGGCTGGACCTGGCGCTGCCCTCTTCCTACTCCGACGGCGCGGTGAGCCTGCTCCTCGGCACCAGCACCGGGGCATTCGGTGCCGTCACTCAGACGGATGCCGGGGCTTTCCCGCAGGGTATCGCCTTCGGAGACTTGAACGCAGATGGCTGGCCAGATGCCGTCACCGGCAGCACGGGGTCTTCCATCCGGGTGATGCTCTCCACCTGTCAGTAA